Proteins from one Impatiens glandulifera chromosome 2, dImpGla2.1, whole genome shotgun sequence genomic window:
- the LOC124926654 gene encoding cytochrome P450 81Q32-like translates to MSPLYLAAIALIIYIFTNQILHKILNLPPTPFPTLPFIGHLHLLSKPLHKTLAKISAIHGPITYLRFGSRPVLLISSPSAAKQCFTTNDVAFANRPKLMAGKILGYNYTSLAWAPYNENWRNLRRIATNEILSSHRLQMQSGVRIDEVRRLICRLDRGSRLNETVNMKKMLFDLMLNVMTMMIAGKRYFGEETAAVEAEAERFREMVAETFRVSEASNLLDFLPGLRWIGVRGMEKRLIELQERKEKWLKVMMIEEQRRSAGDKIGGGGRKKKTMIQLLLSLKETEPEYYTDHKIGSIIWVLLAAGTDTSAGTMEWALSLLLNNPKVLKKARDEIDEKIGFDRLLDESDLAQLPYLNCVITETMRIFPVGPLLIPHESSEDCSIGGYRVPRGTMLLVNLSAIQNDPGLWENPNEFRPERFEGLDETRDEFKLFPFGMGRRRCPGEGLALRMIGLTIGSLIQCFDWERVGNEMVDLTEGGGLTMHKASPLMVKCSSRPIITSLLLNS, encoded by the exons ATGTCTCCTCTCTACCTTGCCGCCATAGCTCTAATCATCTACATCTTCACAAATCAAATCCTCCACAAGATCCTAAACCTACCTCCAACGCCATTTCCAACTCTCCCATTCATAGGCCATCTCCATCTCCTATCAAAACCCCTTCACAAAACCCTAGCCAAAATCTCCGCCATTCACGGCCCAATCACCTACCTCCGATTCGGATCCCGTCCAGTCCTCCTAATCTCCTCTCCCTCCGCCGCAAAACAATGTTTCACCACAAACGACGTCGCATTCGCCAACCGTCCCAAACTAATGGCCGGTAAAATCCTAGGATACAATTACACAAGCCTAGCATGGGCACCTTATAATGAAAACTGGAGAAATCTCCGGCGAATCGCTACGAACGAGATCTTATCATCTCACCGTCTCCAAATGCAATCCGGCGTACGGATCGATGAGGTTAGACGGTTAATCTGTAGATTAGATCGTGGATCTAGATTGAACGAAACGGTTAATATGAAGAAGATGTTGTTCGATTTGATGTTGAATGTTATGACGATGATGATTGCTGGGAAGAGGTATTTCGGAGAGGAGACGGCGGCGGTGGAGGCGGAGGCGGAGAGGTTTAGGGAGATGGTGGCGGAGACGTTTAGGGTTAGTGAGGCGTCGAATTTGTTGGATTTTTTGCCGGGTTTGAGATGGATTGGAGTTAGAGGGATGGAGAAGAGGTTGATTGAGTTGCAGGAGAGGAAGGAAAAGTGGTTGAAGGTGATGATGATTGAAGAACAGAGAAGATCGGCCGGAGACAAGATCGGCGGCGGcggaaggaagaagaagacgatgatTCAATTGTTGCTTTCGTTGAAGGAAACAGAGCCTGAGTATTATACTGATCACAAAATTGGATCCATCATTTGG gttttattAGCAGCTGGAACTGACACGTCAGCCGGAACAATGGAATGGGCCTTATCACTCCTCCTCAACAATCCAAAAGTCCTAAAGAAGGCCCGAGATGAGATAGATGAAAAAATCGGTTTTGATCGATTACTCGACGAATCGGACTTAGCCCAACTTCCTTACCTTAATTGTGTCATAACCGAAACCATGCGAATTTTCCCTGTCGGCCCACTTCTCATTCCCCACGAGTCCTCCGAAGATTGCTCTATTGGTGGATATAGAGTCCCACGTGGAACTATGTTACTCGTGAACTTAAGTGCCATACAAAATGATCCGGGACTTTGGGAGAACCCTAATGAGTTTAGGCCCGAGAGGTTTGAAGGGCTCGATGAGACTCGAGATGAGTTCAAGTTGTTCCCGTTTGGGATGGGACGAAGAAGGTGTCCCGGGGAGGGCTTGGCATTGCGAATGATTGGGTTGACAATTGGATCTTTGATTCAATGTTTTGATTGGGAAAGAGTGGGCAATGAGATGGTGGACTTGACCGAAGGGGGTGGCCTTACTATGCATAAGGCTAGTCCTCTTATGGTTAAGTGTAGTTCAAGACCCATAATTACAAGTCTTctcttaaattcttaa